The following are encoded in a window of Gloeothece citriformis PCC 7424 genomic DNA:
- a CDS encoding protelomerase family protein, with protein sequence MPRTDHLRLPDVQLIKNIEREIAQRGWQEVRASILSIYHQRLAEILVNPSVHKRPKKLSASELNTLALCFVARLIELQQDNQDTEERIKCLCKSETELLEKGYPRETIAKNHYPLYINLVKDAIAKEKITLNEQNSYSFDIYKQTGELETITAHYANLYLKYDREFYRQVKRQSNERNNIKQDSPKPVHLYPYLEKLELLLKSETYTELTVGIAAATGRRFSEIIERGTFTIPFNPNSPYELEFSGQLKKTKEAPAYTTYSIVPARLVVAALNKLRAMPKIKVLAGASIQKINTLLPTVNYQVKRHFHSTGIVEVLEGEAGVTIHNLRAIYGEISAHFFCESRSSFPRFLCGQLGHLIEEEKVNANLSPSTEHYFHYYLVDKDGTTINEMGVKLKQADGDTEFDTEFIKQAEQFLSSNNPWCQLTGVIALTGTPPDGLLKHFVFKGVQGKKIIHYTHQVHPPHTPPLRLVTLADSTKILDTITILRNHPLLKPYLDTHVGKDINGYVRERIADYLGQLGVETYSLAISVYQRIISSFVMEIEEEEEKKEKENKESSLPATPTIIDEFKQLSSILKTDSEQETLLKIIELAKIALSNNAQPQEDKLSEPIAVIQENPTQPLVESFSEDNGNNATSPKKPQSPGKPAPTPQPRTFYVNALNNVIAPFFNGDPQSSWYSMTIAKKLDEFIDTAKTLISLYTQQPVIHPVLQTINPTPSHSSEPENLPQTPTPQESATNNQESADTPQSPLKNTPKSPLTDHRRRNDTPRRINQAIDALMKYNQHVAHSLRWYISAPVLKELAGGAQVSINSALKERSNELEKHHQSLDIKKQHNRSFHREHSVTDFVTLEF encoded by the coding sequence ATAACCAGGATACGGAAGAGAGAATTAAATGCCTGTGTAAAAGTGAAACAGAATTGCTCGAAAAAGGTTATCCTAGAGAGACTATAGCTAAAAATCATTATCCTCTTTACATCAATCTGGTTAAAGACGCGATCGCCAAAGAAAAGATCACTTTAAACGAGCAAAATTCCTATAGCTTTGATATTTATAAGCAGACGGGGGAGCTAGAGACAATTACAGCCCACTATGCTAATCTTTATCTCAAGTATGACAGAGAATTTTATCGGCAGGTCAAGCGCCAATCTAACGAACGTAACAATATTAAACAGGACTCTCCTAAGCCAGTTCATCTTTATCCCTATCTCGAAAAGCTCGAATTATTGTTAAAATCAGAGACTTACACGGAGTTAACCGTCGGGATAGCCGCCGCCACTGGAAGACGCTTTTCTGAAATAATAGAACGTGGAACATTTACAATTCCTTTTAACCCTAATTCCCCTTATGAGTTAGAGTTTTCTGGGCAATTAAAGAAGACTAAAGAAGCTCCTGCTTATACTACTTATTCAATAGTACCAGCGCGGCTTGTTGTGGCTGCATTGAATAAACTTCGAGCCATGCCTAAAATTAAAGTGCTGGCCGGTGCTTCTATCCAAAAGATTAATACTTTACTGCCTACGGTTAATTATCAGGTTAAGCGCCACTTTCACTCTACAGGTATTGTAGAAGTATTGGAAGGAGAAGCGGGAGTAACCATCCATAACCTACGGGCTATTTACGGGGAAATATCAGCCCATTTCTTCTGCGAAAGCCGTTCTTCTTTTCCTCGCTTCCTCTGTGGGCAATTAGGGCATCTTATCGAGGAAGAGAAAGTCAACGCTAATCTTAGTCCCTCTACTGAGCATTATTTCCATTATTATCTAGTAGATAAAGATGGCACTACTATTAATGAAATGGGAGTCAAATTAAAGCAAGCTGATGGTGATACTGAATTCGATACTGAATTTATTAAGCAAGCTGAACAATTCTTATCGAGTAACAATCCTTGGTGTCAATTAACTGGTGTTATTGCTTTAACCGGCACTCCTCCTGATGGACTATTAAAACACTTTGTATTTAAAGGAGTCCAGGGGAAAAAGATTATACACTACACTCATCAAGTTCATCCTCCTCATACTCCCCCATTACGCTTAGTTACCCTTGCTGATTCTACTAAAATCTTAGATACGATCACAATTTTAAGAAACCATCCCCTACTTAAACCTTACTTAGACACTCATGTGGGTAAAGACATTAATGGTTATGTACGTGAGAGAATTGCTGATTATCTGGGACAATTGGGCGTAGAAACCTATTCTCTCGCCATTTCTGTCTATCAAAGGATTATTAGCTCATTCGTGATGGAAATAGAAGAAGAGGAAGAAAAGAAAGAAAAAGAAAACAAGGAATCTTCATTGCCAGCTACACCCACAATAATTGATGAATTTAAGCAATTATCTTCTATTCTTAAGACTGACTCAGAACAAGAAACTTTACTGAAAATTATTGAGTTGGCTAAGATAGCACTGAGTAATAATGCACAGCCTCAAGAAGACAAGTTATCTGAACCAATTGCTGTAATCCAAGAGAATCCTACCCAACCACTTGTAGAGTCTTTCTCCGAAGATAATGGCAATAATGCTACTTCCCCTAAGAAACCTCAATCTCCAGGAAAACCAGCGCCCACACCTCAACCAAGAACATTTTATGTAAATGCTCTTAATAATGTAATAGCGCCATTTTTCAACGGTGATCCTCAATCTTCTTGGTATTCGATGACAATAGCTAAAAAGCTCGATGAATTTATTGATACAGCTAAGACATTAATCAGCCTTTATACACAACAACCTGTAATACACCCTGTATTACAGACAATTAATCCAACTCCTTCTCATTCCAGTGAACCAGAGAACTTACCCCAAACACCCACACCTCAAGAAAGCGCCACTAACAATCAAGAAAGCGCGGATACTCCTCAATCTCCCTTGAAAAACACGCCAAAATCACCCCTTACTGACCATCGTCGTCGTAATGATACACCAAGGCGGATAAATCAGGCTATTGATGCCTTGATGAAATACAATCAGCACGTAGCACACTCCTTACGTTGGTATATTAGTGCGCCGGTGCTTAAAGAGTTGGCCGGTGGGGCACAGGTTTCTATTAATTCTGCCTTGAAAGAACGATCTAATGAATTAGAGAAACATCATCAATCTTTAGATATTAAAAAGCAGCATAATCGCTCTTTTCATAGAGAACATTCTGTTACTGATTTTGTCACCTTGGAGTTTTGA
- a CDS encoding IS4 family transposase — protein MNNWVTEELKTADLGDKRLNKRLTFIVEGLASKPDKTVPQTFEEASQAQAVYEFWSNPHVKPSQIIAAHRDATLLRIKGHSIILVIQDTTDLEFASLATRRGLGEISKQGVEGIKVHNVLSVTTDGVPLGLIKQIAWVRKKTRKGKGYEERKRKIEEKESYRWLESFRETQELVPPEMEVVTVCDREGDIFELLASPRREGAHLLIRAAQNRNVKTSTEQGEIQKLFTLLKSQEVVGEIVLDLQKTPRRKARKATIQVKYATVTLQVPSNKPPLKHNEPVEVAAILAEEINPPPKEQKVSWLLLTTLPLNNVSDAFTYLKWYSLRWLIERYHYVLKSGCKIEELQLETGERLLRALACYSIVAWRLLWLTYTSRLDPHQPATVALEEEEWQSLYVKIHNKLELPREIPTIYQCVRWIARLGGFLARKGDGEPGVMTLWRGWQRLMDYVAMWKFMVAMVNELECDKDKDIEMKKENRNKICD, from the coding sequence ATGAATAACTGGGTAACGGAAGAACTAAAAACGGCAGACTTGGGAGATAAAAGATTAAATAAAAGGCTGACTTTTATTGTAGAGGGCTTGGCCTCCAAACCCGACAAGACCGTACCTCAAACATTTGAAGAAGCTTCGCAAGCGCAAGCGGTGTATGAATTTTGGTCAAATCCTCATGTTAAACCATCACAAATAATAGCGGCTCATAGAGATGCAACACTTTTAAGAATTAAGGGTCACTCAATAATATTAGTTATACAAGATACAACCGACTTGGAATTTGCCTCATTAGCCACAAGAAGGGGTTTAGGGGAAATTAGTAAACAGGGGGTAGAAGGGATAAAAGTACATAATGTATTATCTGTAACAACTGACGGAGTACCGCTAGGACTAATTAAACAAATAGCTTGGGTAAGAAAAAAGACGAGAAAAGGAAAAGGGTATGAAGAAAGAAAAAGAAAGATAGAAGAAAAAGAAAGTTACAGATGGTTGGAATCTTTCAGGGAGACACAGGAGTTAGTCCCTCCAGAAATGGAAGTAGTAACGGTCTGCGATCGAGAAGGAGATATATTTGAATTATTGGCTTCTCCGAGACGAGAAGGAGCGCATTTATTGATCAGGGCAGCGCAAAATAGGAATGTCAAAACGTCAACAGAACAGGGGGAAATTCAAAAACTATTTACTCTATTAAAAAGCCAAGAGGTGGTAGGAGAAATAGTTTTAGATTTGCAGAAAACTCCGAGGCGAAAAGCCAGAAAAGCGACAATACAGGTCAAATACGCTACAGTAACACTTCAAGTTCCAAGTAATAAACCCCCTCTAAAACATAATGAACCAGTGGAAGTAGCAGCAATTTTAGCCGAAGAAATTAACCCACCCCCCAAAGAGCAAAAAGTAAGTTGGTTATTATTAACAACCTTGCCTCTTAATAATGTGTCTGATGCCTTTACTTACTTAAAATGGTATAGTTTAAGGTGGCTAATCGAGCGCTATCATTATGTACTTAAGTCGGGCTGTAAAATAGAAGAATTGCAATTAGAAACGGGTGAGCGCTTGTTAAGAGCATTAGCTTGTTATTCGATCGTAGCTTGGCGCTTATTATGGTTAACTTATACCTCAAGATTAGATCCCCATCAGCCGGCAACAGTGGCTTTGGAAGAAGAGGAATGGCAGTCGTTATATGTAAAAATTCATAATAAATTGGAGCTACCCCGTGAAATACCGACTATATATCAATGTGTCAGGTGGATAGCGAGATTGGGGGGATTTTTGGCCAGAAAGGGGGATGGCGAACCGGGTGTGATGACATTGTGGCGAGGGTGGCAGAGGTTGATGGATTATGTGGCTATGTGGAAATTTATGGTAGCAATGGTGAATGAATTAGAGTGCGATAAAGATAAAGATATAGAGATGAAAAAAGAAAATCGTAACAAAATATGTGACTAA